The Maniola hyperantus chromosome 12, iAphHyp1.2, whole genome shotgun sequence genome has a segment encoding these proteins:
- the LOC138403132 gene encoding uncharacterized protein, whose amino-acid sequence MYREFLLLEPNLTVTEQNLADRARYIQRSNIFNATELERLRREAVPEVSAPATEQIDSQAVPVPVETNTISQDLPVEEDTEGTVSLDIERMRGILEEAISEIRSAPLENRPRLSRLTLNVATRDVIEAINKMLPQHLESSTGLGDTASILFGAALAVHRFIGAKTPGPERAAAARRSAEPAWKRRMERRITLARVLIGRLQSFRSGNTRPRIVRSVRVAFNGCGVRLDQPNIAQKLTERIDDLKQKIAAWGNRIRRYSERVERFQQNRLFLSDQKRFYKRLECPAVCSTSQRPDPADLVTFWRGVWSREVEHEEGPWIAAVEEACASIEPMNPVAISAEDVAGAVRRAPNWKSPGPDGLHHYWLKGFSVCHATLARQFQEALEQRALPSLFTTGITHLAPKSTDTTDPAKYRPITCLTTIYKTLTSVLSLKISRHVDENNIISGAQNGCRGGSRGTKELLLIDSVAGQLVKRNRRNFSAAWIDYRKAFDSVPHSWLLRVLELYKVDGTVRDFLGECMGQWSTILCLHGERLADADDRIRIGRGIFQGDCLSPLWFCLSLNPLSTLLEGSGTGFQFRRGGTKVPHLLYMDDLKLLAPNATRLQELLNVTTDFSNSIRMELGLDKCAVMHVERGQVTHSAEMSLEPSTIRTLSEAESYRYLGMSQSLGAPIKSELITAGSCPFSCTPLACSDGLRLNLTPWTEKSAQL is encoded by the exons ATGTACCGCGAGTTCCTGCTGCTCGAGCCGAACTTAACTGTCACGGAACAAAACCTGGCAGACCGGGCTCGGTACATTCAGCGCTCGAACATCTTTAACGCTACCGAGCTCGAACGATTGCGACGTGAGGCTGTTCCAGAAGTGTCAGCACCAGCCACAGAGCAAATCGACTCCCAGGCGGTGCCTGTCCCCGTAGAGACGAATACCATCTCACAAGATTTGCCTGTGGAGGAAGACACCGAAGGAACAGTCTCCCTGGATATAGAGCGGATGAGAGGGATTCTAGAAGAGGCGATTTCTGAAATCCGGAGCGCTCCTCTAGAGAATCGTCCGCGGCTCTCCCGACTCACGCTAAATGTAGCGACGCGGGATGTCATTGAGGCCATAAACAAAATGCTGCCTCAACATCTGGAAAGCAGCACTGGCCTGGGTGATACGGCTTCTATCCTCTTCGGCGCGGCGCTCGCCGTGCACCGATTTATCGGTGCCAAGACTCCGGGACCGGAGCGTGCTGCTGCTGCAAGGCGCAGCGCGGAACCGGCCTGGAAGAGGAGAATGGAACGCCGTATCACTCTGGCCAGAGTCCTCATTGGCAGACTGCAAAGCTTCAGGTCGGGCAATACTAGGCCAAGGATTGTGCGCTCTGTTAGAGTTGCGTTTAATGGGTGTGGGGTCAGGTTGGACCAGCCCAATATTGCGCAAAAGCTAACAGAGCGCATCGACGACCTGAAGCAGAAAATCGCTGCATGGGGGAACCGCATCCGACGATACTCGGAAAGAGTCGAGCGATTTCAGCAAAATCGCCTCTTCTTGAGTGATCAGAAAAGGTTCTACAAAAGACTGGAGTGCCCAGCAGTCTGCTCTACGTCTCAGCGACCAGACCCGGCCGACCTCGTCACTTTTTGGCGGGGTGTGTGGTCGAGGGAGGTGGAGCATGAGGAGGGCCCTTGGATTGCGGCGGTAGAGGAAGCATGTGCCTCAATAGAACCGATGAACCCGGTCGCCATCTCTGCGGAGGATGTAGCTGGTGCAGTAAGGCGGGCCCCGAACTGGAAAAGCCCGGGACCCGACGGACTGCATCACTACTGGCTGAAGGGTTTTTCGGTTTGCCATGCGACCTTGGCTCGACAATTTCAAGAGGCTCTTGAGCAGAGGGCACTCCCGAGCCTTTTCACTACCGGGATCACTCATTTAGCTCCAAAGTCCACCGATACCACTGATCCGGCTAAGTACCGTCCTATTACGTGTCTTACTACCATCTATAAGACACTGACATCTGTTTTGAGCCTCAAGATCTCCCGTCACGTGGACGAGAATAACATCATATCTGGGGCTCAAAACGGATGTCGGGGCGGTAGTCGTGGTACTAAGGAGCTCCTTCTCATCGACTCCGTTGCGGGCCAACTGGTCAAACGCAACCGTCGGAATTTCTCCGCCGCCTGGATCGACTACAGAAAGGCATTCGACTCGGTGCCCCATTCATGGCTCCTGAGGGTCCTTGAGCTGTACAAAGTCGATGGTACAGTTCGAGACTTCCTCGGAGAATGCATGGGGCAGTGGAGTACGATTCTGTGTCTCCATGGCGAGCGGCTGGCGGATGCCGATGACCGGATAAGGATAGGAAGGGGTATCTTCCAGGGTGATTGTCTGAGCCCGCTTTGGTTCTGTCTGTCTCTGAACCCACTCAGCACTTTGCTGGAGGGTTCGGGGACAGGCTTTCAGTTTCGGAGAGGAGGGACAAAAGTGCCTCACCTTCTCTACATGGATGACCTCAAACTGCTGGCACCCAATGCCACCCGCCTGCAGGAGCTGCTGAATGTCACCACTGACTTCAGCAATTCCATCAGGATGGAGCTTGGGCTGGACAAGTGTGCGGTCATGCATGTGGAAAGGGGACAGGTAACTCATTCGGCTGAGATGAGTCTCGAGCCGTCCACCATCAGAACCCTCTCTGAAGCTGAGTCATACCGGTATCTGGGCATGTCACAGTCGCTAGGG GCGCCAATAAAATCCGAGCTTATAACGGCTGGGTCATGCCCGTTCTCATGTACACCTTTGGCGTGCTCAGATGGACTCAGACTGAACTTGACGCCCTGGACAGAAAAGTCCGCACAACTATGA
- the LOC117986975 gene encoding uncharacterized protein codes for MTEKRQRSKSNGSTQLKEGIEESVEETKPKYWDPLTDGVKWIEKYAEPLEKFFERLPEFISTFIATLAVFTFGSTLRGEWVVILVTALKQIFGHTQSDRNMTTEEIYKLFTSENLKMENFPVIFILAHVVSYGTYFAIGGFLHWYFYVRRRHLAHEWKIQPKKWLSPELERHEIMIGVVSLFVTGSFSAFLACYICNGNPSTVYYQFNEYGWLWFFAQFPVLFIYMDYTTYILHRLYHTPWLYKHFHKLHHKYKQPTAFSVTAIHPVEIMHVQLTMCLPLFTIPVHWMSFYAVALYNYYHGIIDHSGINFKGQWWQPWQPDAEFHDEHHQFFHCNYGFNMSLWDKFHGTMRKINRIYTETTFHGEAPLIDSVEAKKIIETDADAKEFFEKTKKNEVLTSKGSLNSKQ; via the exons ATGACAGAAAAGCGGCAAAGAAGTAAAAGCAATGGAAGCACTCAACTCAAAGAAGGCATTGAAGAGAGCGTGGAAGAAACGAAACCTAAATATTGGGACCCTCTCACAGATGGTGTGAAATGGATCGAGAAGTATGCGGAACCTCTGGAGAAGTTCTTCGAGAGGCTACCCGAGTTTATAAGCACGTTTATTGCTACACTTGCTGTCTTCACATTTGGGTCTACATTGAGAG GAGAATGGGTGGTGATCTTAGTGACAGCTCTCAAACAGATCTTCGGTCACACGCAGAGTGACCGCAACATGACCACGGAGGAGATCTACAAGCTGTTCACGTCGGAGAACCTGAAGATGGAGAACTTCCCCGTCATCTTCATATTGGCGCATGTCGTGTCGTATGGGACTTACTTCGCTATTGGCGGATTCTTACAC TGGTACTTCTACGTCCGGCGAAGGCATTTGGCGCACGAGTGGAAGATCCAGCCCAAAAAGTGGCTCTCCCCTGAACTGGAGCGCCACGAGATCATGATAGGAGTGGTGTCCCTCTTCGTCACGGGTTCCTTCTCCGCCTTCCTCGCCTGCTACATCTGCAATGGGAACCCATCCACGGTCTACTACCAGTTCAATGAGTACGGGTGGTTGTGGTTCTTCGCGCAGTTTCCTGTCCTCTTCATTTATATG GACTATACGACCTACATTCTCCATCGCCTGTATCACACGCCGTGGCTATACAAGCACTTTCACAAGCTGCACCACAAGTACAAGCAGCCCACTGCCTTTTCCGTCACCGCCATCCACCCTGTGGAGATCATGCACGTGCAGCTCACTATGTGCCTGCCTTTGTTCACCATCCCAGTGCATTGGA TGTCCTTCTACGCGGTAGCCCTGTACAACTACTACCACGGTATCATCGACCACTCCGGCATCAACTTCAAGGGCCAGTGGTGGCAGCCGTGGCAGCCGGATGCGGAGTTCCATGACGAGCATCATCAGTTCTTTCACTGCAACTATGGCTTTAACATGTCACTTTGGGATAAG TTCCATGGTACGATGAGAAAAATCAACCGGATATACACTGAAACGACTTTCCACGGTGAAGCACCTCTAATAGATTCAGTTGAGGCGAAGAAAATAATCGAAACTGATGCTGATGCTaaggaattttttgaaaaaaccaaaaaaaacgaGGTCCTTACAAGTAAAGGCAGTCTTAACTCAAAACAATGA